TTCTCCCTGGTTGCCATTATTGCAATTCCGTGCCTGCCTATATCGCCATTGATAAAAATTAAATCCCCTTCATGGATTGATGAAGGAGCAATCGTAAAATCGTGCTCGATAATCCCTATACCACTGGTGTTAATAAATATTCCGTCGCCTTTTCCTTTATCCACAACTTTTGTATCACCGGTTACAATATTTACTCCGGCTAAATCACAATTTATTTTTAATGAGTTAACAATTTGCCAAAGAGTTTCCATTGGTAAACCCTCTTCAATTATCATTCCAAGACTTATATACATAGGCTTAGCTCCCGACATAGATAAATCATTCACTGTTCCGTTTACTGCAAGACTTCCTATATCACCTCCGGGAAAAAACAACGGCTTTACTACATATGAATCAGTGGTAAAAGCAATTTTATTTTTATCAAGATTTAATAATACCGAATCGGTTCTCTGCTCTAAGAATGAATTTCCAAAAGCAGTTATAAACATCTTTTCTATCAGCTGTTGCATAAGTTTTCCGCCGCCGCCATGAGCCATCATAACATTAGGGTAGTTTGTTATTGGAATCGGGCACGACAATGAAAACTCTTGTTCGTTCATGTTAAACTTTCATTTTATTTCTATATTTATAATATGCAGCACATGCTCCTTCAGACGAAACCATCGTAGCTCCAAGCGGATGCTCAGGTGTGCAGATTTTTCCAAACACTTCACACTCGAATGGTTTTCTTATTCCCTGAAGAATCAACCCGCTGATACACTCTGAAGGTTCATCAACAATAATATCATTTAAATTAAATTTAATTTCTGCATCGTACTCAGAGTAATTATCATTTAATCCCAATCCGCTTTGAGAAATCTCCCCTATACCTCTCCACTTTCTGTTTCTTATTTTAAAAACTTCTTTAATAATATTTTGTGCATGGAGATTACCAGCTTTATCAACGACTCTTGAATACTGATTCTCAACTTCTGCTCTTCCTTCTTCAAGCTGCTTAATACATATATAAATTCCGTTGAGAATATCCACAGGTTCAAATCCGGTCACAACAATTGGAACATGATACTTTTCGGCTATCGGATAATATTCTTCATAACCCATTATTGTGCAGACATGTCCTGCAGCTAAAAATCCGTTCACCCTGTTATTTGGGGATGACAATATCGCTTCTATTGCAGGAGGAACGAGAACATGAGAAATTAAAATTGAAAAGTTTTTTATTCCCTGCTGCTTTGCCTGATATACAGCCATTGCATTTGCAGGTGCAGTGGTTTCAAAACCTACAGCGAAAAATATTACTTCCTTATCAGGATTTTCTTTAGCAATTTTTAAGGCATCAATAGGAGAGTATAAAATTCTTACACCACCTCCTTCTGCTTTTACCGATAGCAAATCTTTTTTAGAGCCTGGTACTCTGAGCATATCACCAAACGAACAAAATACAACATTCTTATTAGATGCAAGCTCTATTGCCTTATCAATTTGTTCTAAAGGAGTAACACAAACCGGGCAGCCGGGACCGTGAATCAGCGTAATTTCTTTTGGCAGTAATTCATCAATTCCGAACTTGACAATAGAATGTGTCTGGCCGCCGCAGACTTCCATTATATTCCATGGCTTAGTTGTGATTTTTTTTATCATCGCAGCATACTTCATAACTGCATCCGCTTCTCTATATTCATCCAGATATTTCACTCTTCACCTTCTTTTAATTCGTCAAGATCTTCCATTTCTTTCAGATAATCAAAAACTTTATTCGCTTCCGATTCATCCAATTTTTTTAGAGCAAAACCAACATGCACGATAACGTAATCATTGAGGTTTGCTTCAGGAGTATAAGATAGATTCACTTCTTTTACAATTCCGCCAAAGCTAACTCTTCCCGTTCTCATTATCGGATTTTCACTTTTATCTACACTTATTATTTTACCGGGTATCGCTAAACACATAATTTAATTTTTATTTTTATTCACAAAACTTAAATACTTCATCTGACCTAAACTTATTCCAGCATCATTCGTTGGTATTGCAGATTGCCAGAAAACTTTAAATCCTTCTTCTCTCAGTCTGTCAATTGTTCGTTCAATTAAATACTTGTTTTGAAAACATCCGCCGGATAATGCTATTTGATTTGTTCCTGAAATCTTACTTATTTCAATAATTACTTCTACTAATGCATTGTGAAACTTCGTTGAAATAATTTGATTTGAAATATTTTTTTTCATGTCATGAAAAATATCAAGCACAACATTTCTCCAGTCAACAATATAATTATTTTCTTTCGTTTTTATAATTTCAAACTTATAGCTTTCATCAGTTATTCTTTCATCTGAAATGTTTTCCAATTCCATTGCTGCCTGTCCTTCATAAGAAACGTTTTGCTTTAAATTAATAATTGACGAAATTCCATCAAAAAGTCTTCCCACACTTGAACATAACGGTGAATTAATTTTTTTTTCGATTAAATTTAATATTACTTCTGTATCAAAATCTTTATAATGATTCTTGACTAATTCTTTGTCATTAGTTGCCTTGTATAATAAACTTGCTCCGATTCTCCGGACTTCCTTTATTGCTTTTTCTCCTCCGGGTAATGGGAAGTAATCAAAATGTGCAAGCCTCTCAAATTTATCTCGGTTTACTTTTAGAAATTCTCCTCCCCATATGTTTCCATCAGTTCCATAGCCAGTGCCATCCCATGATATTCCTAAAACTTCGCCTTCAATTTTGTTTTCAGCAATGCATGAAAGAATGTGTGCATAATGATGCTGAACCTGAATGAGTTTTAATCCTGTGTTCTGCGCAAACTTTGTTGAAATATAATCGGGATGTAAATCTGAAATAATATATTCCGGATTTACGTCATACAAATCTTTAAAATCGGATATTATTTTTTTAAATGCATTAAATGCTTCTTTGGAATCTAAATCTCCTATATGCTGGCTTATAAAAACATTTTTTCCTTTTGAAATTGCTACAGTATTCTTTAACTGCCCTCCGACAGCTATTGCCGGCGGAATCTCGTCATTTAAAATTACCGGATAAGGAGCATAACCTCGCGCCCTTCTTATCATAAAAGGTTTGTTTTTTATAACCCTGACAACAGAATCATCAACCTGCCTTACTATTTTTCTGTTATGAATTAGAAAGTAATCAGCTATACCGTTTAGCTTTTCAAACGCCAGTTCATTTGAAATACAGATGGGTTCATCAGTAATATTTCCGCTGGTTGCAACAATAGGGATATTTAATTCCTTCATTAAGATGTGGTGCAGCGGAGTATATGGCAGCATAACTCCGTAATAGTTATTTCCATAAGAAACACCCTCTGCAATAAAACTGTTTTCTTTTTTCATTAAAAGAACAATAGGTGATTGCGCCGATAACAATAAATTTTCTTCCTCTTCCGATACCTCACAATATTCTTTAATCATTTCCATGCAAGGAAACATCATTGCAAATGGTTTTTCTTCCCTGTGTTTTCTCTCACGCAATCTTTTCACTGCTTCATTATTCTTTGCATCGACAATTAACTGGTAGCCGCCAAGTCCTTTTAAAGCAATAATTTTACCCTCTAAAATAAATTCAGCTGCTTTTTTTATTACGTCATTTCCTTCGATTAATTCTTCTTCAGCATTGTATAATTTTATCTGCGGTCCGCATTTGGGACATGCTATAGGCTCTGCATGAAATCTTCTGTCTAATGGATTTTCGTATTCCTTTCGGCAATCGTCACACATCTCAAACTCTTTCATTGTCGTATTTACTCTGTCGTAAGGGATTGATTCTATAATAGAAAATCTTGGTCCGCAGTTGGTGCAGTTTGTGAACGGATATAAATATCTTCTTTCTTTAGGATTAAATATTTCTTTTAAACAATCGGGACATGTAGCTAAGTCAGGTAATATTAATGCAGTCTTTATTGCAGAGTTGTTACTTTCCTTAATTTCAAAAGTTTTGAAATTATTTATTGCTGAACTTATATATTTGAAATTATTTATTGTTGAATTAGCCGGCTTATCATTTTTTAATCTGATAAGAAAATTTTCAACATCAGTATCATCACCTTCCGCTTCTATTTCTACTCCTGCAGAAGAATTTATAATCCATCCTTTAATATTTAATTCGTGAGCAAGCCGGTAAACAAACGGTCTGAAACCTACTCCCTGAACAGTGCCTTGTATATTTATCAGTAAGTTCTTCAAAACAATAAATGTATTTTACAGAAAATTAGAAATTCAGGCGAGAAAATTTAAGGCGATTTTGCTACCATTACCTCCCTTGCGGGAGGCTGATAGTGTCTATAGTCCTATGACTAATAACATTAAGGAGAAATGAATGAAACAAATCAATACATCAATTGCTTTTCATGACTATGTTTAGTTCTCACATTCTCAACTAACCAGTTACACCACTCTTTTATTCCTGCACCTGATGTGCAGCTTACTTCAAAAATTTTTAATCCGGGATTAACATTTAATGCATTATTTTTTAAAGTTTCAATGTTGCAATTTACATATGGTATCAAATCTGTTTTGTTGATTATCATCGCTTCGGAATTTCTGAACATCTTAGGATACTTCAACGGCTTATCGTCACCTTCTGTTGTGCTTACTAAAACTATTTTCATATTCTCTCCCAGATCAAATCCTGCGGGACAGACTAAATTACCTACGTTCTCGATGAAGAGCAGTTCAGTTTTTTCCAGATCAAGATTACTTAAAGCATCCTGCACTAACTTTGCCTCAAGATGGCATGCGCCGTTAGTTACAATTGAAACGACAGGAACATTGTAATTAGCAACCCGCTCTGCATCAAGGCTTGTCTGCACATCACCTTCTATAACTGAAATATCAACTTTGCTTCCCAGTGTTTCGAAAGTTTTTTCAAGCAGACTTGTTTTACCTGAACCCGGTGAACTTACTAAGTTAATCGTAAAAATTTCATTCTGCTTCAATAAGTTTCTGTTATGCTCAGCAAGTTCATCATTTTTAGCCAGAATTTTTCTTTCTACAGTTATTACGCTCATATAAAAATTTTAATTTTTTAAGATTATTTCTGAAATCAAAAGTTCATTGCCTGATACAACTTCAGTATCTTTGCTGCCGCATACAGGACATTTTACAATTCCAAGTTCATTATCGGATACGTTCCCGCATACTTTGCATTTTATCGTAAACGGAATACGTTTCATTTCATATTTTGCACTTTCAAGTTCAGTTCCTGTTGAGATTGCCTCCAGTGAAAACTGTAATGAATCCGGCACAACTCCCGATAACTCACCGACTTTCAGAACAACTCTTTCTATACTTCTTAAATCATTTTCTTCAACTGATTCCTTTATAATCTCAACAATATTTTTAGCGATTGAGAGTTCGTGCATAGAATTACTTTCCGTATTTTTCTTTTATCAGTGCTGCAGTTTTATTGACAGCTTTTTCTATCTTAGCGGATAGTTTAGTGTCAAAATTAAAATGCTGTCCTTCTATTCCGTATACGATTAAAAGCTTGGGAAGTTTATTAATCACTCTT
This genomic interval from Bacteroidota bacterium contains the following:
- the hypE gene encoding hydrogenase expression/formation protein HypE, with product MNEQEFSLSCPIPITNYPNVMMAHGGGGKLMQQLIEKMFITAFGNSFLEQRTDSVLLNLDKNKIAFTTDSYVVKPLFFPGGDIGSLAVNGTVNDLSMSGAKPMYISLGMIIEEGLPMETLWQIVNSLKINCDLAGVNIVTGDTKVVDKGKGDGIFINTSGIGIIEHDFTIAPSSIHEGDLIFINGDIGRHGIAIMATRENLEFETVIESDCAPLNHVVQDLLSSGIEIHCMRDLTRGGLVSGLVELSNSSGYEFVVNEKDVPVREDVNGACELMGFDPMFVANEGRFISFIPEKYADAALQILNKHGEGKIIGRVEKKNNEGVTLISRIGTKRILDMISGEQLPRIC
- the hypD gene encoding hydrogenase formation protein HypD, whose protein sequence is MKYLDEYREADAVMKYAAMIKKITTKPWNIMEVCGGQTHSIVKFGIDELLPKEITLIHGPGCPVCVTPLEQIDKAIELASNKNVVFCSFGDMLRVPGSKKDLLSVKAEGGGVRILYSPIDALKIAKENPDKEVIFFAVGFETTAPANAMAVYQAKQQGIKNFSILISHVLVPPAIEAILSSPNNRVNGFLAAGHVCTIMGYEEYYPIAEKYHVPIVVTGFEPVDILNGIYICIKQLEEGRAEVENQYSRVVDKAGNLHAQNIIKEVFKIRNRKWRGIGEISQSGLGLNDNYSEYDAEIKFNLNDIIVDEPSECISGLILQGIRKPFECEVFGKICTPEHPLGATMVSSEGACAAYYKYRNKMKV
- a CDS encoding HypC/HybG/HupF family hydrogenase formation chaperone yields the protein MCLAIPGKIISVDKSENPIMRTGRVSFGGIVKEVNLSYTPEANLNDYVIVHVGFALKKLDESEANKVFDYLKEMEDLDELKEGEE
- the hypF gene encoding carbamoyltransferase HypF codes for the protein MVLKNLLINIQGTVQGVGFRPFVYRLAHELNIKGWIINSSAGVEIEAEGDDTDVENFLIRLKNDKPANSTINNFKYISSAINNFKTFEIKESNNSAIKTALILPDLATCPDCLKEIFNPKERRYLYPFTNCTNCGPRFSIIESIPYDRVNTTMKEFEMCDDCRKEYENPLDRRFHAEPIACPKCGPQIKLYNAEEELIEGNDVIKKAAEFILEGKIIALKGLGGYQLIVDAKNNEAVKRLRERKHREEKPFAMMFPCMEMIKEYCEVSEEEENLLLSAQSPIVLLMKKENSFIAEGVSYGNNYYGVMLPYTPLHHILMKELNIPIVATSGNITDEPICISNELAFEKLNGIADYFLIHNRKIVRQVDDSVVRVIKNKPFMIRRARGYAPYPVILNDEIPPAIAVGGQLKNTVAISKGKNVFISQHIGDLDSKEAFNAFKKIISDFKDLYDVNPEYIISDLHPDYISTKFAQNTGLKLIQVQHHYAHILSCIAENKIEGEVLGISWDGTGYGTDGNIWGGEFLKVNRDKFERLAHFDYFPLPGGEKAIKEVRRIGASLLYKATNDKELVKNHYKDFDTEVILNLIEKKINSPLCSSVGRLFDGISSIINLKQNVSYEGQAAMELENISDERITDESYKFEIIKTKENNYIVDWRNVVLDIFHDMKKNISNQIISTKFHNALVEVIIEISKISGTNQIALSGGCFQNKYLIERTIDRLREEGFKVFWQSAIPTNDAGISLGQMKYLSFVNKNKN
- the hypB gene encoding hydrogenase nickel incorporation protein HypB; the protein is MSVITVERKILAKNDELAEHNRNLLKQNEIFTINLVSSPGSGKTSLLEKTFETLGSKVDISVIEGDVQTSLDAERVANYNVPVVSIVTNGACHLEAKLVQDALSNLDLEKTELLFIENVGNLVCPAGFDLGENMKIVLVSTTEGDDKPLKYPKMFRNSEAMIINKTDLIPYVNCNIETLKNNALNVNPGLKIFEVSCTSGAGIKEWCNWLVENVRTKHSHEKQLMY
- the hypA gene encoding hydrogenase maturation nickel metallochaperone HypA, with translation MHELSIAKNIVEIIKESVEENDLRSIERVVLKVGELSGVVPDSLQFSLEAISTGTELESAKYEMKRIPFTIKCKVCGNVSDNELGIVKCPVCGSKDTEVVSGNELLISEIILKN